The Brassica napus cultivar Da-Ae chromosome C7, Da-Ae, whole genome shotgun sequence genomic interval GAAACGTGCAGAGATGGCTTCCGAATTGAGAGATGACATCAACAAGACCTCCATAGCCTCCCACAGCAACTACCTGTAATATGCACCAAGCATTGGATCAAGCGGTTAAAACATCAAGAGCTTATACTCTATGTTGCACCCAGACGGATACGGAGACAGATACGGTTACGGAAGCGGGGACGGAAAACggcaaaactaaaaaattaggGGTACGGGtacagtaaatatatatatcaataaatatattatatatgtatatttatatactaaaaatatcactgtaaatcttatcaaataaaaatttataaattaaaaagattagaaaaaaggctataaattcaaaatctagtataaacttatatttttatctttaatttggAAGAAAAGTAAAGTGATAAGCTTAAGAAAGGATAATAAAAAAGCAAATCTGGTCTGCAAAATTCCATAATTAATGTTTCCCTCTCCTAAGTGTCCCCGTGCCGTCCCCAATGTGTCCCCGTCCCGGAAACGTCTCCAGTACGGATACGTCAATCAATCTGACGTCCCCGTGATACTCCTAAAAGAGGAAACAACTTCACAATAGCATATACGACAATAACATAGCTTTATCTCTGGATATTTCGATTGTTGAGGCTTGGATGAAAAGAAACTGAGTATAGAACAAGGGTTGAAAAAAAAGACGTGTTGAGAAAGGGATAAGAAACTTACTCCTGTTGGATGCAAGGAAACTGAAAATGCTGAACTAGGAGCACACTGAATTTGAGAAAGCAAAGCTCCATTTAAGTCGAAACGCCTTAGAAGTGGTTCTGCTCCTACACTCAAAATCTGTTTGTGTTGATACTCGTTAGTTTATGTGTTGAAACAACAGTAGCAAACAAAATGTTCACCCTTTTCAAAGGAATTAAGACAATGGGTTCATCAGTGtttccaatttttaaaaatcagtatattttttgttatttttatcaatttcaGCTGAGCTGATACTAAAAAAACTATTAAGCCTTGGTATACAAATAACACCTTAGATTACACTGCTTAGATTTTAATCTAGTTCTGCTTACTTGCTTTTCATCAAACATCACATCTTGTACATGAGCAGGGGAGGATATTGTTGATACGCATTCTGAGGCAGGAAGATTCCATACAGCTATATTTTTACCCTGTCCACATGCCTGAAAATAGGAGACAATCAGGTCTTTAAACTTCTTCATGATCAGGTAAGGAACATACAATGAGTTTTCCATTTGCTTAAATCTTACCAACCAACTTTCACTTTCATCGAGAGCCATAGAACTAATGCGAAACCGGGACTTCTTTTCCTGGCAGCCAATCACTTTAATGCATTTCCCTGTTTTGCAATCTGGTTGACAAACACACAAGGCTTATGAACTGAGTTTTGAGAAAGCATTCAACAAAATTGAGGAGCATTAAATCCCCAAGCACCAACATGAAGACTtaaatgatttcaaatttttttttaatcacagATGAATTAAACTATAGTACTAGAGATTACAGGAGAAAATAGAAATAGGCACGAGAAAGATACCCCAGATTCTTGCCGTCCCATCCTCCGAACCCGTCAATATCTGGTGCAAAAGACTTACTAGGATCAGACAAAAACCCCAAACGTGATATGAAGCTGCACTTGTAATATTTATCGAAACATCATTACCTGGCTTGCAGAACTACGCGAAACTAGAGAATGCAAATAGTCTGAATGGCCCTTGaagatcatttttattttaccactttcctaaaaaaaatcatggttacacaccaaaataaaattttgggaaGTTAAGATGTATTGTCATCAAATCCATTGTTGGAATACAGCAGTAGACATTCACCACGATAAAATACATACCATGTCCCAACAATATGCGCAAGAATCACCAGCAGCTGTATAAACACTTCCTGACTATATCATAAACgaaaaaaaatggagaaacGTAAGCAAGCAATGGGAAGCACAACACTACATCATCAAGGTGAAACTACAAAACAGAAATACAGTTCAAACCTGGGGATCAACAGAAATGGCATTGATCTCGGGCATTGGTGAAAGAGCACCCCAAGGACCTCtatgagaaaataaaaacaatggaGCATCAGTTCCATAGATTCATACCAAACTAATACACAGAACTATTACACTCTCTTAACTATAGCATTAATAGACAGAGATCAGGTAATAAACAAGACTCACTAGGGACACAGAACTACTATGGAGACTGACACTTCACACCCTATTACACTCCTTGTAGCTATGGCATTTGCACTAAGAATCAAGTGAAGAGGACTCACTTGTGCTGTGGATTAGTCAATTCAAGCAATGGCTTGACATGGTTCTCTGTAGAATCAGCAAAGTCTCTCCATTTCCATCCTCGAACTCTACCATCATCCCCACAACTACAGCATATTCCAGATTCCACATCAATCCCAGAGCTATGAATTAACGAACAGTGATTTAGATCTACCTGAGGAGCAAAGCATCCTCGTCTTCGCCATAGAACTTGACATCATACGCGGGCCCTTCGTGTGCCCTAACCATTCCCTCAGGTACAGCCACCATAAAGTCCTCACCTTTCGAGTACCCAAACGCCGCCGATTGGGAAACGAGAGAGCTCATCGAGTGGAAAGCTAGGGTTCCGTCGCTGGAAGCGACAACAAAGGCGTCCGGATTAGGATTTGGAGCCCAGGCGGTTCGAAAGACGGTACGAGTCTGAATCTCTCGTTCCTTCAGGATTGATTCTCTATACTCATCCTCGTTCCAATTCGTAGCGTCTCCGTACATTTTCTTCTGATGCTTCTTTCGGGGATTGCTGAACGCCGGCGATAACAGCAAGCAGTGGTGGGAGAAGAAGAACTCACTAAACCGGAAGAGTCGTGATTCTGCTAAATTACGTTTTAGTCCTTTAAAGTAGTAATATTTGGAGATTTTTCCTTTAGATTGCTTGGTGTGTATCTTAATCCCCCAATGCCTTTGGACGGCAAAACCTTGTGAACGAGTCAGGAGCATTGGCGCAAAGTAGAggaatcaaaaaaataaaagatggaGTTATTTGCGAATCATATTTCAGCAACAAATTAGGTAAATGTCATTGATTTTGATATAATGTAGTTTCTAACATTTGTATCATAAAATATCCGATTTTATTCTTTCTCTTTACAAGTACTAGGAAAATGTGGTTAAGAGAATATAATGTCAAGAACACatggaaattatatatatatatatatatatatatatatatatatatataaagtagaacACACTCTCTTCTCATGCTGACACCTCAGCCACCAGTGATTCCGAGCACGCCACGTCAGCGTCATCCCCTAAGCTGAAACCATCACTTTCGTTATTTAGAAAACGTTTTTGTTAGGCTTAGTCGAAACGGGAGAAAGATTTACAACTTAGGGCTTTTAATATATGTGGCCTAGACTTATACTTAATATCAGCCCAATGGAAATTCATTCAGAGTCTTCACTGTCACCACTGAAAAAAACCCTAATCGCTTTCTCTTCGACGAACTGTTGATTGAGAAACGGATTCACCGTACTTAAAGAAGAAGCCATTAAACCTTGCATTCAATATCGGTTAACTCGACTCCACTACGTCTCATTACTTCAaaacctccatcttcttcagcttctttaCGATTTCGAACCTATAAATAGGCATTTTCGGGTTCATGGTGTCCGCAGATTCATCCCTCCTTTCCACTcgatttacaaaaataatcgTCCAAGAAAGATGGCTGCTTCCTGAATATCTCTTTCTGAGTTGAAGCCAGGACGTGGCACTCAAACCGTTGTCACACGCCTACTCCGATTTTGGGAAGCTAAAAATGTGAAGAAGGCTGGTGAACTTGTGGGCATCGACATGTTGTTCTTAGATGATCAGGTATCTGTGTCATATAATGTTTTTGTATTAGTTGTTCTGCCATCTTAGGTCACCGTCTCTTATTTATGATTTACGGATCTTCTCTTCTTTCAGTCATCTCTCATCCAAGCCTCTGTATTTGTCCATCGTTTGAACACGTTCAGAGACGTTCTTAGGGAGGGAGCTATGTACGAGCTTAGTGGCTTCGATGTGACGAGAAGCAACAATCATTTCAAGATTTGTAATTCCGTTGTTGCCATCCGCCTTAACGAGTCGACAAAGATAGTTGAAGTGCCTGATGTTACCAATCCAATCCTCACTGAGATGTTTAGGTTCCGAAATGTTGAGCAACTCATGTCCTTAATTAATACTAACGTCGTGCTGCCAGGTATGTTTTCATCTGTAATGGGTCCGTGGGGATAGCGTTAATATTCAGACATCTCATACCATATAACCCTTATCTTTCAGAAATCATTGGTGAGGTTTGTGCCATCAAGACAACATACAATGACAACACTCAGGCTACTCAACGAGTTGTGGTTAACATCTATGTAGACACGTAATTTTTATCCTCACTTATTTCCAATGATTTATTaattgttgaactgaagagaagatagagcttgtacaatattagggcaagctctagaagatgtccagaagagttcaatcaagcttcagaagtgttctgaagtagttatcttgtgaagttaagtctaggaaagacttagactgatcatgttaagggtttggaggagttagagagaagatggccaTAGGTGCAAAGctagggcgagtggtacggccatggtacggccttgtacggtctaggGTGAATCATGAAGGTGTTTGGGGTCAGGAGATAAGGCATTGTGCATAGTTAGGgatagtggtacggacaggaggtccgtaccatcaaccgtacggccactccacacgcccaagtcatccggttcagcccaaatcaagatgtgcaatgtgtgggcgGTTCAATCTGATCTTATGTGACCGTTTGGGATACTTGGAGGGAAGGGAAgattcaaatggataaggtgagctgttggtatgagctggaaagggaaaggtgctttacctttacagccttgactcatcttatccatccaattcaaatgaagcaatctaAGCCCTTTACCTTGAGTCAAGTCGCCAGCTAGCTCCAGCCACATCAAAGACCAGCTTCCTCTCATCCTAACCatccatttatctttaatttacagccttaggatctaggtttatgatctgagttgtgtaaaggcataaataagcctcttaggatcattttgtaatttttaagctgagagagtctctcttcttcataaacttgttcttggatcttattctctggttactaagtctctctaa includes:
- the LOC106390005 gene encoding THO complex subunit 6-like isoform X2, coding for MLLTRSQGFAVQRHWGIKIHTKQSKGKISKYYYFKGLKRNLAESRLFRFSEFFFSHHCLLLSPAFSNPRKKHQKKMYGDATNWNEDEYRESILKEREIQTRTVFRTAWAPNPNPDAFVVASSDGTLAFHSMSSLVSQSAAFGYSKGEDFMVAVPEGMVRAHEGPAYDVKFYGEDEDALLLSCGDDGRVRGWKWRDFADSTENHVKPLLELTNPQHKGPWGALSPMPEINAISVDPQSGSVYTAAGDSCAYCWDMESGKIKMIFKGHSDYLHSLVSRSSASQILTGSEDGTARIWDCKTGKCIKVIGCQEKKSRFRISSMALDESESWLACGQGKNIAVWNLPASECVSTISSPAHVQDVMFDEKQILSVGAEPLLRRFDLNGALLSQIQCAPSSAFSVSLHPTGVVAVGGYGGLVDVISQFGSHLCTFRSSSL
- the LOC106390005 gene encoding THO complex subunit 6-like isoform X1, with translation MLLTRSQGFAVQRHWGIKIHTKQSKGKISKYYYFKGLKRNLAESRLFRFSEFFFSHHCLLLSPAFSNPRKKHQKKMYGDATNWNEDEYRESILKEREIQTRTVFRTAWAPNPNPDAFVVASSDGTLAFHSMSSLVSQSAAFGYSKGEDFMVAVPEGMVRAHEGPAYDVKFYGEDEDALLLSCGDDGRVRGWKWRDFADSTENHVKPLLELTNPQHKGPWGALSPMPEINAISVDPQSGSVYTAAGDSCAYCWDMESGKIKMIFKGHSDYLHSLVSRSSASQILTGSEDGTARIWDCKTGKCIKVIGCQEKKSRFRISSMALDESESWLACGQGKNIAVWNLPASECVSTISSPAHVQDVMFDEKQILSVGAEPLLRRFDLNGALLSQIQCAPSSAFSVSLHPTGEYHGDVRLIDVSVLETFPGRGHIGDGTGTLRRGKH